GCCTTCGAACCGCTTCGCTGAGCGATGAGGCCGACACGCCCCCCGTCAGTGCGGCATGACGGAATCCGCGCGCCCGTGTCACGGCGACGAACGCTTTCAGATCGGAAAGGTCAGGCTCCTGCATTGTTCGCTATTCCGCACGGGGCATCCAGACTGAGGTGGATTATCGCACGCTGAAAATCGGCCGATACTTCGGGGCAAGCGCCTTTCTTGCGGCGCACCTACCGAGGAACATCATGAAACAGCTTCAACTGGGCAAGACGGGGCCGCACAGCTCCGCCATCGGTCTTGGCTGCATGGGGATGTCGGGCATGTACGGTCCATCCGACCGCGCCGAAAGCATCGCGACGATCCACGCCGCGCTCGAAGCCGGCGTCACGCTGCTCGATACCGGCGACTTCTACGGCTCTGGCCACAACGAAATCCTGATCGGCGAGGCCCTGAAAAGCGCGCCGCCGTCGCGCCGCGACGCGGTGATCATCAGCGTGAAGTTCGGGGCCATGCGCGACCCGGCAGGCGGCTGGTCGCTCAACGATGCGCGTCCCGCGGCGGTCAAAAACTTTCTTGCCTACACGTTGCAGCGACTGGGCGTCGATCATATCGACATCTACCGTCCTGCGCGGCTCGATCCCGCCGTGCCTATCGAGGACACCGTCGGTGCGATTGCCGACATGATCAAAGCCGGCTATGTGCGGTACGTCGGCCTGTCCGAAGTGGGCGCGACGACCCTCCGCCGTGCGGCAGCGGTGCATCCGGTGAGCGATCTGCAGATCGAGTATTCGCTGATTTCGCGCGGCATCGAAGACGAGATTCTGCCGACGTGCCGCGAACTCGGGATTGGCGTGACGGCGTACGGCGTGTTGTCCCGTGGCCTGATCAGCGGCCACTGGAGCAAGGACTCCGCGGGGGAAGGCGATTTTCGCGCCATGAGCCCGCGCTTCCAGGGCGACAACGTCGATCGCAATCTCGCGCTGGTGGATGCGCTTCGCAAGGTGGCTGACGCAAAAGGCGTCTCGGTTGCGCAGATCGCGATTGCGTGGGTTGCGGCGCAAGGCAGCGACATCGTGCCGCTCGTTGGCGCACGCCGGCGCGACCGTCTTGCCGAAGCACTCGGTGCGGCCGATGTAACGCTCAGCGCGGAAGATCTGTCCGCGATTGCACAGGCAGTGCCGATTGGGGCTGCCGCAGGTGAGCGTTACGCGGCGGCGCAGATGGCGCACCTCGACAGCGAAAAGGGGAGTCACGGCCACGCGGGCTGACGCGTGATCCGGTCTCGTGCAAACCGGGTGAGCCACGCCACGCTGAATGCCCTGCGGCGTGGCCTCACCCTGTTGTCAGTGCGTCAGAAGCGGTGGATCAGAAGCGGTGGTCCTGTTCAGTACCCGGCGTGAACGAAACACCACGCAGTACCTCGCCGAAGCCCGCGCTTCGCAATGCGACGAATTTCTCGCGGGTGGCGCCGGCTGCAGTCGTATTCGCAAGCAGGTCGCGAATGGCCACCAGCTTGTTCGGATCGGCGCCCACGTCGCCGTTGCCGCTGATGGTCGACGTCATTGCCCAGAGCGTGACTGTGCCGTCGTTTTCGACGCGGCCGGTCAGGTTGCGCAGCCCATCCGTCGCCGGCGCCCATGGCAGTCCGGTTGCCGTATTGGACCCGGTCGGGTACCCGGGCACCGTGTATTGCTGCCCGAGGTTCAGGCCTGCCTGCAAGGTGTAGGCGAGCGTCCACTTTTTCGCACCGGCGTTGTACACCCACTTCTGCAGACCCGCGCCAGTCTGCGCGGCCGCGTGCGTGTAAAGATCGGCGCCGCCCGTGTAGCCATCGCCTTCGTCCGCGACATAGAGCGTCGTCGCGTTGGCGAACCAGAGGCCGAACGGATAGGAGAGCGTCGTCGCGGTCTTGTTGGGCGTTGACGGGAAGCCGGCCAGCACGCACATATTGTTTGGCAGTCCGTTGGTTTGGACCGTG
This genomic stretch from Paraburkholderia caffeinilytica harbors:
- a CDS encoding aldo/keto reductase, with translation MKQLQLGKTGPHSSAIGLGCMGMSGMYGPSDRAESIATIHAALEAGVTLLDTGDFYGSGHNEILIGEALKSAPPSRRDAVIISVKFGAMRDPAGGWSLNDARPAAVKNFLAYTLQRLGVDHIDIYRPARLDPAVPIEDTVGAIADMIKAGYVRYVGLSEVGATTLRRAAAVHPVSDLQIEYSLISRGIEDEILPTCRELGIGVTAYGVLSRGLISGHWSKDSAGEGDFRAMSPRFQGDNVDRNLALVDALRKVADAKGVSVAQIAIAWVAAQGSDIVPLVGARRRDRLAEALGAADVTLSAEDLSAIAQAVPIGAAAGERYAAAQMAHLDSEKGSHGHAG